From Aristaeella lactis, the proteins below share one genomic window:
- a CDS encoding substrate-binding domain-containing protein, with protein MKKILALVLALVMVMSVASALAEKVGVSMPTKDLQRWNQDGANMEAKLKEAGYEVELQFASNDPQQQLAQVETMIDNGCAVVVIAAIEGKSLGAALDKAAEKGVKVIAYDRLLMDSEAVDYYATFDNFKVGVIQGTYVKDALKLDEAEGPFVIEFTAGDPGDNNAGFFFDGAMSVLKPYIESGKLVVTSGQTEFEKVATPEWKPDTAQARAENILSSYYADGTKLDAWLCSNDSTALGVTNALEANYDIASYGWPIITGQDCDVTNTNNMIDGKQAMSVFKDTRTLAAQVVKMVGQILSGEKVDVNDEKTYDNGKKVVPSFLCDPVIGTAENYKELLIDSGYYILLDDGHVDKLPE; from the coding sequence ATGAAGAAGATTCTTGCTCTGGTACTCGCTCTGGTAATGGTTATGTCCGTTGCCTCCGCTCTGGCTGAAAAGGTTGGCGTGTCCATGCCGACCAAAGACCTGCAGCGCTGGAATCAGGATGGCGCCAACATGGAAGCCAAACTGAAGGAAGCTGGCTACGAAGTCGAACTGCAGTTCGCCTCCAATGACCCCCAGCAGCAGCTGGCTCAGGTTGAGACCATGATCGACAACGGCTGCGCCGTGGTCGTTATCGCTGCTATCGAAGGTAAGTCCCTGGGCGCCGCTCTGGACAAGGCCGCTGAAAAGGGCGTCAAAGTTATCGCTTATGACCGTCTGCTGATGGACAGCGAAGCTGTTGACTACTATGCTACTTTCGACAACTTCAAGGTCGGTGTCATTCAGGGCACCTACGTGAAGGATGCTCTGAAACTGGACGAAGCTGAAGGCCCCTTCGTGATTGAGTTCACCGCCGGTGACCCCGGTGACAACAATGCGGGCTTCTTCTTCGATGGCGCTATGTCCGTGCTGAAGCCCTATATTGAATCCGGCAAGCTGGTTGTGACCTCCGGACAGACTGAGTTCGAAAAGGTTGCTACCCCCGAATGGAAGCCGGACACCGCTCAGGCTCGTGCTGAGAACATTCTGTCTTCCTACTATGCCGACGGCACCAAGCTGGATGCCTGGCTGTGCTCCAACGACTCCACCGCTCTGGGCGTGACCAACGCTCTGGAAGCCAACTATGACATCGCTTCCTATGGCTGGCCGATCATCACCGGTCAGGACTGCGACGTTACCAACACCAACAACATGATCGATGGCAAGCAGGCTATGTCCGTGTTCAAAGACACCCGCACCCTGGCTGCCCAGGTCGTGAAGATGGTTGGCCAGATCCTGAGTGGCGAAAAAGTTGACGTGAACGACGAGAAGACCTATGACAACGGCAAGAAGGTCGTTCCTTCCTTCCTGTGCGATCCTGTTATCGGCACTGCGGAGAACTACAAGGAACTGCTGATCGACTCCGGCTATTACATCCTGCTGGATGACGGCCATGTCGACAAGCTTCCCGAATAA
- a CDS encoding ABC transporter permease subunit has product MEAKKQLSFGERLVKVVTRNPIVFLLLIAAIVVGCSVENFFSWGNLTNLLSNTAIRFLIALGVSGCLITKGTDLSAGRQVGFAAVIAGIMCQRGDYNGRLWKFLPEMNIGLVFLVVVVFGVIWGLINGFIVTKLHVPPFIATLGTQTIIYGISLVISDAQPIGGFQKIYTTLINGRIGNVRGFHLPYLLFVAAVFGLIFWFIYNKMRFGKYMYAIGGNDVAAEVSGVNTTRTLMRIYTTAGIMYAVAGYLLAAKSGGASASMGQGYELEAIAGCTIGGVSTTGGIGTVPGILIGVLVFELLKIILQFLGVNPYYNYVVQGLVIVLAVSLDIRKYIAKK; this is encoded by the coding sequence ATGGAAGCTAAAAAACAGCTCAGTTTCGGAGAGAGACTGGTAAAGGTTGTCACCCGGAATCCCATCGTCTTCCTGCTGCTGATCGCGGCAATCGTGGTGGGCTGCTCGGTGGAGAACTTCTTTTCCTGGGGCAACCTTACAAACTTGCTCAGCAATACAGCCATCCGGTTTCTGATTGCCCTGGGCGTTTCCGGATGCCTGATCACCAAAGGTACGGACCTGTCCGCCGGACGCCAGGTCGGTTTCGCGGCGGTCATCGCCGGCATTATGTGCCAGCGCGGTGACTATAACGGACGCCTGTGGAAGTTCCTGCCGGAAATGAACATCGGCCTGGTCTTCCTGGTGGTGGTTGTCTTCGGCGTGATTTGGGGCCTGATCAACGGTTTTATCGTGACCAAGCTGCACGTACCGCCCTTCATCGCCACCCTGGGCACCCAGACGATTATCTACGGTATCTCCCTGGTGATTTCTGATGCCCAGCCTATCGGCGGATTCCAGAAGATCTATACCACCCTGATCAACGGCCGTATCGGCAACGTGCGGGGATTCCACCTGCCGTACCTGCTGTTTGTGGCAGCGGTGTTTGGCCTGATCTTCTGGTTTATCTACAATAAGATGCGGTTCGGCAAATACATGTACGCCATTGGCGGCAACGACGTGGCGGCGGAGGTTTCCGGCGTGAACACCACCCGGACACTGATGCGGATCTATACCACGGCGGGCATCATGTACGCTGTAGCCGGTTACCTGCTGGCGGCCAAGTCCGGCGGTGCGTCCGCTTCCATGGGTCAGGGCTATGAACTGGAAGCCATCGCGGGTTGTACCATCGGCGGCGTTTCCACAACAGGCGGCATCGGTACGGTGCCCGGCATCCTGATTGGCGTACTGGTGTTCGAACTGCTGAAGATCATCCTGCAGTTCCTGGGCGTCAATCCGTATTACAACTATGTGGTGCAGGGCCTGGTCATCGTGCTGGCTGTATCCCTGGATATCCGCAAGTATATTGCGAAGAAGTAA
- a CDS encoding sugar ABC transporter ATP-binding protein: MSEYVLEMTGVSKSFPGVKALDNVQLKLRPGKVHALMGENGAGKSTLMKCMFGIYKMDEGQILMDGEPVTISDPMDALKKGIAMVHQELQPIPARTVGENIFLGRYPMKKVLGFIPMVDHAKMYADTEDLLKKVRMHFDPKQKVGELSVSQMQSVEIAKAVSANCRVLILDEPTSSLTANEVDALFRIIEDLKAENVAIVYISHKMDEILRIADEVSIMRDGKYIGTWEASELTTDKIITLMVGRELTNLYPKRENVPGEVVFEVKDFTSINPRSFRNVSFQLRKGEILGVGGLVGAQRTELMEGLFGIRSHTTGQIFYKGEELTINRPKDAIDQGIAMLTEDRRGSGIMGVLSVADNISISSLNQYLDYGYFINGKKVEQLVQDNVKKMNIKTPSSKTQIKSLSGGNQQKVLVGRWLANNPDVLILDEPTRGIDVGAKYEIYCIIAELAKEGKSIIMISSEMGELIGMSDRIMVMCDGRVTGFVEGSQATQESIMTYATQFE; the protein is encoded by the coding sequence ATGTCCGAATACGTGCTGGAAATGACAGGCGTCAGCAAGTCTTTCCCGGGCGTTAAGGCGCTGGACAATGTACAGCTGAAGCTCCGGCCAGGCAAGGTACACGCTCTGATGGGCGAAAACGGCGCCGGCAAATCCACCCTGATGAAGTGTATGTTCGGAATCTACAAGATGGATGAAGGACAGATCCTGATGGACGGGGAGCCTGTGACGATCAGCGATCCCATGGACGCCCTGAAGAAGGGAATTGCCATGGTGCACCAGGAACTGCAGCCCATTCCTGCCCGGACGGTCGGGGAGAACATTTTCCTGGGACGGTATCCCATGAAAAAGGTTCTGGGCTTTATTCCGATGGTGGACCACGCCAAGATGTACGCAGACACGGAGGACCTGCTGAAGAAGGTCCGGATGCACTTCGACCCGAAGCAGAAGGTGGGCGAGCTGAGCGTTTCCCAGATGCAGTCTGTGGAAATTGCCAAAGCGGTATCAGCCAACTGTCGGGTGCTGATTCTGGACGAGCCCACCTCCTCCCTGACAGCCAACGAGGTGGATGCCCTGTTCCGGATTATCGAGGACCTGAAGGCGGAAAACGTCGCCATCGTATATATCTCCCACAAGATGGATGAAATCCTCCGCATTGCCGATGAAGTCAGCATCATGCGGGATGGTAAATACATCGGTACCTGGGAAGCCAGTGAACTGACTACAGATAAGATCATTACCCTGATGGTGGGCCGGGAACTGACCAACCTGTATCCGAAACGGGAAAATGTTCCCGGAGAAGTGGTGTTTGAGGTGAAGGATTTTACCTCCATCAATCCGCGGTCTTTCCGGAACGTCAGCTTCCAGCTGCGCAAAGGCGAAATCCTCGGCGTAGGCGGCCTGGTGGGCGCCCAGCGGACAGAGCTGATGGAAGGCCTGTTCGGTATCCGTTCCCACACGACCGGCCAGATCTTCTATAAAGGCGAGGAACTGACGATCAACCGGCCGAAGGATGCCATTGACCAGGGGATTGCGATGCTGACGGAAGACCGGCGCGGCAGCGGCATCATGGGCGTGCTGAGCGTGGCGGACAATATTTCCATCTCCTCGCTGAACCAGTATCTGGACTACGGCTATTTCATCAACGGCAAAAAGGTGGAACAGCTGGTTCAGGACAACGTTAAGAAGATGAATATCAAAACGCCGTCCTCAAAAACGCAGATCAAATCCCTTTCCGGCGGTAATCAGCAGAAGGTGCTGGTGGGACGCTGGCTGGCCAACAATCCGGACGTGCTGATCCTGGATGAGCCGACCCGCGGTATTGACGTCGGAGCCAAGTACGAAATCTACTGCATCATCGCGGAACTGGCCAAAGAAGGAAAGAGCATTATCATGATCTCTTCCGAAATGGGCGAGCTGATCGGTATGTCGGACAGGATCATGGTGATGTGCGACGGCCGCGTGACCGGTTTCGTGGAAGGAAGCCAGGCAACGCAGGAAAGCATCATGACTTACGCGACGCAGTTTGAATAA
- a CDS encoding galactose ABC transporter substrate-binding protein → MKKILATLLAAILVLGCFSLASADTKTYKVGVSIYQYTDNFMTLYRNEIEAYFKSLETDEVKYEITMADGKNDMAEQTNQIRNFITQGMDVIILNLVQTSSADAVIDEIVAAGIPLVLINREPLAYDADGNTLDEQYEGILNNPQVCYVGADARQSGTYQGEMIAALDNKGDINGDGKVSYIMIEGDPENIDAQYRTEFSVKALTDAGIEVECLDDQVGNWDQTKGQELCANALSKYGDKVEVVFCNNDGMALGAQTAIEAAGRKVGEDIYLVGVDALPEAIDLIKEGNMTGTVLNDHIGQSHAAVDVAVQLLNGEEIQNYYWVNYVKVDKAYAEANY, encoded by the coding sequence ATGAAGAAGATTCTCGCTACCCTGTTGGCTGCCATCCTCGTGCTGGGCTGCTTCAGCCTCGCATCCGCTGACACCAAGACCTACAAAGTCGGTGTTTCCATCTATCAGTACACTGACAACTTCATGACCCTGTACAGGAACGAAATCGAAGCATACTTCAAGTCCCTCGAGACCGACGAAGTGAAGTATGAAATCACCATGGCGGACGGCAAGAACGACATGGCTGAACAGACCAACCAGATCCGTAACTTCATCACCCAGGGCATGGATGTGATCATCCTGAACCTGGTGCAGACCTCCTCCGCGGACGCTGTTATCGATGAAATCGTGGCTGCCGGTATCCCGCTGGTGCTGATCAACCGTGAGCCCCTGGCCTATGACGCTGACGGCAACACGCTGGATGAGCAGTACGAAGGCATCCTGAACAATCCCCAGGTCTGCTACGTTGGCGCTGACGCCCGTCAGTCCGGTACCTACCAGGGTGAAATGATCGCCGCTCTGGACAACAAGGGCGACATCAACGGCGACGGAAAGGTTTCCTACATCATGATCGAAGGCGATCCGGAAAACATCGACGCTCAGTATCGTACCGAGTTCTCCGTGAAGGCGCTGACCGACGCCGGCATCGAAGTGGAATGCCTGGATGACCAGGTTGGTAACTGGGACCAGACCAAGGGCCAGGAACTGTGCGCGAATGCACTGAGCAAGTACGGCGACAAGGTTGAAGTTGTGTTCTGCAACAACGACGGTATGGCGCTGGGCGCCCAGACCGCCATTGAGGCTGCAGGCCGCAAAGTAGGCGAGGACATCTACCTGGTGGGTGTTGACGCACTGCCCGAAGCCATCGACCTGATCAAGGAAGGCAACATGACCGGTACCGTGCTGAACGACCACATCGGCCAGAGCCATGCTGCGGTTGACGTTGCTGTGCAGCTGCTGAACGGCGAAGAAATCCAGAACTACTACTGGGTTAACTACGTGAAGGTCGACAAGGCCTATGCGGAAGCTAACTATTGA
- a CDS encoding ABC transporter permease, which yields MEKKQNASHEESRLRSFLTGDRFKAALPLIGFVIIILVMHIMTNGKILTPKKLRLLFSQIYYPTIVATGVFFIMTLGSIDFTEGSTLGVASIVVSVLSFYSIPLAIAGGILTGAAIGAINGFFHVKFRLPSFIVTICTMYLFRGVCAYFTTETAVPASNAIKALDQDSLKITITLVVLAVAFFLFKFTRIGNDVKAVGSGETAARFSGVRTGRVKFLAFVAAGALTGLAAFVNVIKVGSITSTAGNQLETQILISLVLGGLPITGGAKVRFSNIIIGTLMYAILNSGLSILGYEPQVQQLIKGIVFLIFVALTIDRKALKVIK from the coding sequence ATGGAAAAGAAACAAAATGCATCCCATGAAGAGTCCAGGCTCCGTTCTTTCCTGACCGGAGACCGGTTCAAGGCAGCCCTTCCGCTGATCGGATTCGTGATCATCATCCTTGTGATGCATATCATGACAAACGGCAAGATCCTGACGCCGAAGAAACTGAGGCTGCTGTTTTCTCAGATTTATTATCCCACGATCGTGGCAACGGGCGTGTTCTTCATCATGACGCTCGGCTCCATTGACTTTACAGAGGGTTCCACGCTGGGCGTGGCATCCATCGTGGTCAGTGTACTTTCCTTCTATAGTATTCCCCTGGCGATTGCGGGCGGAATCCTGACAGGCGCAGCCATCGGAGCGATCAACGGTTTCTTCCATGTGAAGTTCCGGCTTCCGAGCTTTATCGTTACGATCTGTACGATGTACCTGTTCCGCGGCGTCTGTGCCTACTTCACGACGGAAACGGCCGTTCCTGCCAGCAACGCCATCAAGGCGCTGGACCAGGACTCTCTGAAGATCACCATTACGCTGGTGGTGCTGGCTGTGGCCTTCTTCCTGTTCAAGTTCACCCGGATCGGCAATGACGTGAAGGCCGTGGGTTCCGGTGAAACGGCAGCCCGGTTTTCCGGCGTGCGGACCGGACGGGTGAAGTTCCTGGCCTTTGTGGCAGCAGGTGCCCTGACCGGCCTGGCCGCGTTCGTCAACGTGATCAAGGTCGGCTCCATTACATCGACAGCCGGTAATCAGCTGGAAACCCAGATCCTGATCTCCCTGGTGCTGGGCGGATTGCCCATCACCGGCGGCGCGAAGGTGCGTTTTTCCAATATCATTATCGGTACACTGATGTACGCGATCCTGAACAGCGGACTGTCCATCCTGGGCTATGAGCCCCAGGTGCAGCAGCTGATCAAGGGTATCGTCTTCCTGATCTTTGTGGCCCTGACCATTGACCGCAAGGCCCTGAAGGTTATCAAATAA
- a CDS encoding sugar ABC transporter ATP-binding protein, whose amino-acid sequence MEKRTLLVAEGIDKRFGITHAVNNVSLEIAAGEIRGLIGENGSGKSTFCQMLCGIYSIGGGTFTLDGEQLHIRNQVDANNAGISIIVQEMGTLSGLTVAENIYLGHEEPFVHMGVKDSRAMNREAQELLDSYGFGRIKAGAMIDHYNFEDRKLVEIVKATYMKPKILVIDETTTALSQNGRLELYKIMDAVRADGRTVIFISHDLGEVLAHTDTVSVLRDGEFIGTVNSQDVTEDDLKRLMVGREIGTAYYRTDYGQEIDGEAVLSVENVTVPGELNDISFVLHRGEILGFGGLSECGMHEVGKAIFGASWDRGGTVRLADGTEINDIPTAIKHSIAYASKDRDNESIILNESIRNNIVLPSLDDLATHGLLNGWKLNRFADEQAKNMQTKMQNVGQFVSDLSGGNKQKVVLARWLGKGSDILVLDSPTRGIDVKVKQAIYALMAELREQGKAIIMISEEIPELLGMADRIFIMKDGRINGEFTRSPELGEEDLIAKMV is encoded by the coding sequence ATGGAAAAGAGAACGTTACTGGTGGCCGAAGGCATTGATAAGCGCTTCGGTATCACCCATGCGGTTAACAATGTATCCCTTGAGATCGCTGCCGGCGAGATCCGCGGACTGATCGGTGAGAACGGCTCGGGCAAGAGCACGTTCTGCCAGATGCTGTGCGGCATTTATTCCATCGGCGGGGGCACGTTCACCCTGGACGGAGAACAGCTGCATATCCGCAACCAGGTGGACGCGAACAACGCCGGCATCTCCATCATCGTACAGGAAATGGGCACGCTGTCCGGACTGACAGTGGCTGAAAACATCTACCTGGGCCATGAGGAACCCTTTGTGCATATGGGCGTGAAGGACAGCCGGGCCATGAACAGGGAAGCACAGGAGCTTCTTGATTCCTATGGATTCGGACGGATCAAGGCCGGCGCGATGATCGACCACTATAATTTCGAAGACCGGAAACTGGTGGAGATTGTCAAAGCTACCTATATGAAACCCAAGATCCTCGTGATCGACGAAACCACCACGGCCCTGAGCCAGAACGGCCGTCTTGAACTGTACAAGATCATGGACGCTGTCCGGGCGGATGGACGCACGGTTATCTTCATCAGCCATGACCTGGGTGAGGTGCTTGCCCACACGGATACGGTTTCCGTTCTCCGGGACGGTGAGTTTATCGGAACAGTCAACTCACAGGACGTGACGGAAGATGACCTGAAGCGCCTGATGGTCGGCCGGGAGATCGGTACTGCCTATTACCGGACTGACTACGGCCAGGAGATAGACGGCGAGGCTGTTCTTTCCGTTGAAAATGTGACCGTTCCCGGCGAACTCAATGACATCAGCTTTGTCCTGCACAGGGGAGAGATCCTGGGATTCGGCGGACTGTCCGAGTGCGGAATGCATGAGGTTGGCAAGGCGATCTTCGGAGCTTCCTGGGACAGGGGAGGAACGGTCAGACTGGCTGACGGAACGGAGATCAACGATATTCCGACCGCTATCAAACACTCCATTGCCTACGCCTCCAAGGACAGGGACAATGAATCCATCATCCTGAATGAATCCATCCGGAACAACATTGTGCTGCCTTCCCTGGATGACCTGGCCACCCATGGCCTGCTGAACGGCTGGAAGCTGAACCGTTTCGCGGACGAGCAGGCGAAAAACATGCAGACCAAGATGCAGAACGTGGGACAGTTTGTATCCGACCTTTCCGGCGGCAACAAGCAGAAAGTGGTCCTGGCCCGCTGGCTGGGCAAGGGCAGCGATATCCTCGTGCTGGATTCCCCGACCCGCGGTATCGACGTGAAGGTCAAGCAGGCGATCTACGCCCTGATGGCTGAACTGAGGGAGCAGGGAAAAGCGATCATCATGATCAGCGAGGAAATTCCTGAACTGCTGGGTATGGCTGACCGGATCTTCATAATGAAAGACGGCAGGATCAACGGCGAATTCACCCGGAGTCCGGAACTGGGCGAAGAAGACCTGATCGCGAAAATGGTGTAA
- a CDS encoding ABC transporter permease: MSTGFQKLKGTKAYGYMMLLAMLLFFYAVFKILTPGNFGSLGNLYSYLQSSIIYSVGGCGLYFIVVMGLFDFAVGANIVLSSIVGVLLSQQFGYIGFVVGCLGCGTLIGFMIGTLYNRLNVPSMIVTVGLMLILECVAVIVAGGVKQTLAPELRFFSGAPGNIILAGLAFVLMYFILNYTKIGTYCNAIGSNEFTAKNMGIDVKKYKLIGFMLLHFFVGIMAILTVSYGTTMTALTGMSTMSRNFQPLMGTFFGVAFRKYGIPISAIVIGEFIISIIFNGFVALGAPTTIQNVVTGAALLAIVALTARGGRGSVVK; the protein is encoded by the coding sequence ATGTCCACCGGATTCCAAAAGCTGAAAGGAACGAAAGCATACGGCTATATGATGCTGCTCGCGATGCTGTTGTTCTTTTACGCGGTATTTAAAATCCTGACTCCGGGGAACTTTGGTTCTCTGGGGAATCTGTATTCTTATCTCCAGTCGTCCATCATCTATTCTGTGGGCGGCTGCGGTTTGTATTTTATCGTTGTCATGGGCCTGTTCGACTTTGCGGTCGGCGCGAATATCGTGCTGAGCTCCATCGTCGGCGTGCTCCTGTCCCAGCAGTTCGGATATATCGGATTCGTTGTCGGCTGCCTGGGATGCGGCACCCTGATCGGCTTCATGATCGGTACGCTGTATAACAGGCTGAACGTGCCGTCCATGATCGTTACGGTAGGCCTGATGCTGATTCTTGAATGTGTCGCGGTGATCGTTGCCGGCGGTGTGAAACAGACGCTGGCTCCGGAACTGCGTTTCTTCAGCGGCGCCCCCGGGAACATTATCCTGGCAGGGCTTGCCTTTGTGCTGATGTATTTTATCCTGAACTATACCAAGATCGGTACCTATTGCAACGCCATCGGCTCCAATGAGTTCACGGCGAAGAACATGGGTATCGACGTGAAAAAATATAAGCTGATCGGTTTCATGCTGCTCCACTTCTTTGTGGGCATCATGGCAATCCTGACTGTGTCCTACGGCACAACGATGACAGCCCTGACCGGCATGAGCACCATGAGCCGGAACTTCCAGCCCCTGATGGGTACCTTCTTCGGCGTGGCTTTCCGGAAATATGGTATTCCGATCAGTGCCATCGTGATCGGTGAGTTTATCATCTCCATTATCTTTAACGGCTTTGTGGCTCTCGGCGCTCCGACCACCATCCAGAATGTGGTTACCGGTGCCGCACTGCTGGCGATTGTTGCCCTGACCGCCCGCGGCGGCAGGGGCAGCGTGGTGAAGTGA
- a CDS encoding sugar ABC transporter substrate-binding protein, protein MKKIIALVLALTMLCGLMVTAHADDKIKIGISIWSSTDTLGSECKRLIDAAADALGVETQWVDQAHISEQVTASAETLAMADCDGIIICNSASAEMGSVIKTCDENEVYVAQFFRVINEEANPDEYAQAKASKYYVGAVHESEFDNGKTLVTILGNKGCRKIGLEGWEPGDATFLGRWEGYKAGVEEWNANNPDDQIELLEPQYGRTTTDTGRATAEAIIDANPDIDALIVAGGGGDTLLGAIAGIEAKGLTGKIAVVSTDFLPDLDAKLESGAMAAESGGHYADPFFAFLMVYNAIKGNYATSEDGFYDMVFPYMFVDSPESYANYAAYFTGSELPYNADEIKALAELSYEDLAAACAALSVEDVVARHTK, encoded by the coding sequence ATGAAAAAGATCATTGCTCTCGTGCTCGCTCTGACGATGCTCTGCGGCCTCATGGTGACCGCGCATGCTGATGACAAAATCAAGATCGGTATCTCCATCTGGAGTTCCACTGACACCCTTGGCAGCGAATGCAAGCGCCTCATCGACGCGGCTGCCGACGCCCTGGGCGTAGAAACCCAGTGGGTTGACCAGGCTCACATCTCCGAGCAGGTGACGGCTTCCGCCGAAACCCTGGCGATGGCTGACTGCGATGGTATCATCATCTGCAACTCCGCTTCCGCTGAAATGGGTTCTGTTATCAAGACCTGTGATGAGAACGAAGTGTATGTTGCCCAGTTCTTCCGCGTAATCAACGAAGAAGCCAACCCCGATGAATACGCTCAGGCGAAGGCTTCCAAGTACTATGTCGGCGCTGTGCATGAATCCGAGTTCGACAACGGCAAGACCCTGGTTACCATCCTGGGCAACAAGGGCTGCCGCAAGATCGGCCTGGAAGGCTGGGAACCCGGTGACGCGACCTTCCTGGGCCGCTGGGAAGGCTACAAGGCTGGCGTTGAAGAATGGAACGCCAACAACCCCGATGACCAGATCGAGCTGCTCGAGCCCCAGTACGGCCGCACCACGACCGACACCGGCCGTGCTACTGCTGAAGCTATCATCGACGCGAATCCCGATATCGATGCCCTGATCGTTGCGGGCGGCGGCGGAGACACCCTGCTGGGCGCTATCGCCGGTATCGAAGCCAAGGGCCTGACCGGAAAGATCGCTGTGGTTTCTACCGACTTCCTGCCTGACCTGGATGCCAAACTGGAAAGCGGCGCGATGGCTGCTGAATCCGGCGGACACTATGCTGACCCCTTCTTCGCCTTCCTGATGGTCTACAATGCTATCAAGGGCAACTATGCTACCAGCGAAGACGGTTTCTATGACATGGTGTTCCCCTACATGTTCGTTGACTCTCCTGAAAGCTACGCCAACTACGCTGCGTACTTCACCGGATCCGAACTGCCCTACAATGCTGACGAAATCAAGGCCCTGGCTGAACTGTCCTACGAGGACCTGGCCGCTGCCTGTGCCGCCCTGTCTGTTGAAGACGTTGTGGCCCGTCACACCAAGTAA
- a CDS encoding HAD family hydrolase, whose product MKLKYPCLVLDHDDTTVNSTATVHYPCFVEYMEKYFPHIHMTLEEYFRYNFEPGVVEMFTDICGMTMEQMMDEEEYWKEYVKHHIPKAYPGIREILTEHKRRGGKICVVSHSFADYIRRDYRENDLPEPDLIFGWERPPEQRKPSVYPLKEIMKTFGMTPDQLLVLDDLKPGYDMARAAGVPFAAAGWANDIPEIEQFMRENCGLYFKKVVEFGNFLHSL is encoded by the coding sequence ATGAAACTGAAGTATCCCTGCCTTGTGCTGGATCATGACGATACCACGGTGAACTCCACCGCGACGGTTCATTATCCCTGCTTTGTTGAGTATATGGAGAAGTATTTCCCCCATATCCATATGACGCTGGAGGAATACTTCCGCTATAATTTCGAACCCGGCGTGGTCGAAATGTTCACGGACATCTGCGGGATGACCATGGAGCAGATGATGGATGAGGAAGAATACTGGAAGGAGTATGTAAAACACCATATCCCGAAAGCTTATCCGGGCATCCGGGAAATCCTGACGGAGCATAAAAGAAGGGGAGGAAAGATCTGCGTTGTCAGTCATTCCTTCGCGGACTATATCCGGCGGGATTACCGGGAGAACGATCTGCCGGAACCGGACCTGATCTTCGGATGGGAACGTCCCCCGGAGCAGCGGAAGCCGTCCGTTTACCCCCTGAAAGAGATCATGAAGACCTTCGGCATGACGCCGGATCAGCTGCTGGTGCTGGACGACCTGAAACCCGGATATGACATGGCCAGGGCTGCCGGCGTGCCCTTCGCGGCTGCCGGATGGGCCAACGACATCCCGGAGATCGAGCAGTTCATGCGGGAAAACTGCGGCCTGTATTTCAAGAAAGTTGTCGAATTTGGAAACTTTTTGCATAGCTTATGA